Proteins found in one Zea mays cultivar B73 chromosome 1, Zm-B73-REFERENCE-NAM-5.0, whole genome shotgun sequence genomic segment:
- the LOC100281158 gene encoding Sugar transporter ERD6-like 16, producing MGIMRVADDVEARLVVGAGGGGGTATTTTEPLLRHCHGGRKEEDDQGSKIRDSPEAEGASDCGRTDGGSLRMVLVSTAVAVCGSFEFGTCVGYSAPTQSGIVEEVGLSISEFAIFGSVLTVGAMVGAVTSGRLADFLGRKMTMRISATICIFGWLSIHLAKSAIMLYFGRTLLGFSTGVLSYVVPVFIAEIAPKNLRGGLATSNQLLICSGSSATYIIGALVAWRNLVLVGLVPCVLLLAGLFFIPESPRWLANVGREKEFHASLQKLRGEDADVSEEAIEIKEYIESLYSLPKARLRDLFLSKNIYAVIVGVGLMVFQQLGGINGVGFYASYIFSSAGFSGKLGTILIGIIQIPITLFGAILMDRSGRRVLLMVSASGTFLGCFLTGVSFYLKAQGLFSEWVPTLALSGILVYIGAYSIGMGPVPWVVMSEIFSINMKATGGSLVTLVSWLGSFAISYSFSFLMDWSSAGTFFMFSSASLITVLFVAKLVPETKGRTLEEIQDSLNTRR from the exons ATGGGTATAATGCGAGTCGCGGACGATGTGGAGGCCAGGTTGGTGGTCGGGGCAGGTGGCGGCGGCGGGACCGCCACCACCACGACGGAGCCGCTTCTCCGCCACTGCCACGGCGGCCGCAAGGAGGAGGACGACCAGGGGTCTAAGATCCGGGACAGCCCGGAGGCGGAGGGGGCGTCCGACTGCGGGAGGACGGACGGAGGCTCGCTGCGGATGGTCCTTGTCTCCACCGCCGTCGCCGTCTGCGGCTCCTTCGAGTTCGGCACCTGC GTCGGCTACTCTGCGCCGACGCAGTCAGGGATTGTAGAGGAAGTCGGGCTATCTATCTCCGAG TTtgcaatttttggatctgtactgACAGTCGGAGCAATGGTTGGTGCCGTTACTAGTGGGCGCTTGGCTGATTTTCTCGGACGAAAAATG ACCATGCGGATATCAGCTACTATTTGTATATTCGGTTGGCTCTCCATACATCTGGCCAAG AGCGCTATCATGCTCTACTTTGGGAGAACCTTGCTGGGTTTCAGCACTGGAGTTCTTTCTTATGTG GTGCCTGTGTTCATAGCTGAAATAGCGCCAAAGAATCTCCGCGGGGGTCTCGCAACGTCAAACCAG CTCTTGATCTGTTCCGGAAGCTCAGCTACCTACATCATAGGAGCCCTGGTTGCATGGCGCAATTTGGTACTTGTTG GTTTAGTGCCTTGTGTCCTCTTGCTAGCTGGGCTTTTCTTCATTCCAGAGTCGCCAAGATGGCTG GCCAATGTCGGAAGGGAAAAGGAATTCCACGCCTCATTGCAAAAGCTGCGTGGAGAGGATGCTGACGTATCAGAAGAGGCAATTGAGATCAAA GAGTATATTGAATCACTCTATAGCCTTCCAAAGGCCAGGCTTCGAGACTTATTTCTGAGCAAAAATATATATGCAGTCATT GTGGGCGTTGGCTTGATGGTTTTTCAGCAACTCGGAGGGATAAATGGTGTTGGCTTCTATGCAAGTTATATCTTCAGTTCTGCTG GATTTTCTGGAAAACTTGGAACCATCTTGATTGGCATTATTCAG ATTCCAATCACATTGTTTGGGGCCATACTCATGGATAGGAGTGGAAGAAGGGTTCTCCTGATG GTCTCTGCATCTGGAACATTTTTGGGCTGCTTCCTCACAGGAGTATCATTCTATCTGAAG GCACAAGGACTGTTCTCAGAATGGGTTCCCACACTGGCTCTTTCCGGCATACTG GTTTACATCGGGGCATACTCAATTGGAATGGGTCCTGTCCCTTGGGTTGTCATGTCTGAG ATATTCTCAATCAACATGAAAGCAACTGGTGGGAGCTTGGTGACCCTTGTTAGCTGGCTGGGCTCCTTCGCGATTTCTTACTCGTTCAGCTTCCTTATGGACTGGAGCTCTGCAG GTACCTTCTTCATGTTCTCTTCAGCCAGCTTGATCACTGTACTCTTCGTGGCGAAGCTGGTCCCTGAAACCAAAGGAAGGACACTAGAGGAGATCCAGGACTCACTAAACACCAGAAGATAG